The segment CGATGTACAAAAGCAGATGCATCAGATTTTATTTCATTAATTGCACCACCATAAGGTTCCATAGAAACAATATTGTATGGATTGGGGCTAGTTTTAAAGTAATCTACCATCTTTTGATAATCTTCTTTCTTAAGGGCTTTTTCTATATATGCACAACGCTTAGTTTCTTTAATATCATCAGGAATAATACCCTCTACATTATCTAATAAGTGTTGATTAGCCATAGAATAAGTTATCTGTTTTTTCCATAAAGTACCTGCTGGATAGGTTGGCTTTCCTATTTTTAATAAAGGCTCTAAAGCTTTTTTCCCTGCTGTACTATTATCATCTGAGTAAATTCCTCTGATACAAAAATAGGGCTGATTGATTGTATAATGAATTCCATTTTTATCAATTTTACTAATCTCTTTAATAGCTAAAAAACCCAGCAACCCTAAATTTCTATCTTTAAGAGTTTTTGTCATTGTATTTTGCCAAGTAAACAAAACTTCAGCAGCATCTTCAATTGGCCAATTTACTTGTATTGGCCAAACATTTTTTAATTTATATAATTTATACTTCATACTGACAAGTACACCAAAATTACCTCCTGTACCTCCTTTATGTGCCCAAAGTAAATCAGGATTTATATGTTCATTAGCAGTAACCATTTCTCCTTCAGCAGTTACCATTCGTATTTCGATTAGATTATCACAAGCTATACCCCATTTCATGCTGGTATAACCATAACCTCCACCCATCGTATAACCTGCCATTCCTACAGTATCACAACTCCCACCAGGATTATGTAAACCATAAGCATTTAATTCATGATTATATTCCCCCCAGGTAACACCTGAGCCAACTGTGGATGTCATATTAATAGGATCTACAAATATCCCTTTTATGTTGGCAACGTCTATAAGTACACGCCCATCCAATACAGAATACCCAGCCGTATTATGCCCACCAGCCCTTAAACAAATAGGTAAGTTTTCACTTCTACAAAATTTAACAGCTATTGAAACGTCTGCACTACAATTACAATAAATAATAAAAAGCGGATATTTATTGAATGCATTATCACTTTCTAGACGTCCTGTATTATAACTGGCATCAAAAGGTGTTACAACTTGTCCATTGATATTTTGAACTAATTGATTAAATGTCTCAGGGTCAATTTTATGGCTAACTAGGTATTCAACCAATGGTGCTACATTTTTATTTTTTGGCTTATTAGCTTTGTTGGGATTCCCTCCCATCATAAGTTGCCTCAAAGGATGATAAGCTCTTACCTTTTTCATATTATTATATTTTAGTTTTAGTGTTCTCAAGTTTAAGCAATAAAAAACTTCTACACATCAGGGAATCCCTGATTTTTGGATGGCGTAATAAAATAATTTTTTAGGAAGCTTTTTGAGAGTAAATCTTATTTTTAAGAAGAATGGAATATATTTTACTCTAAAAAATGATGTAATATTTTAATTAAAAATTCATAAAACATTAAAATTAAATGTTATAACATTTAATAAATTTTAGAAATTAGGTCAATTTTCTCCAAAAAAATTTCAAGACTGGATAGATTTACAGTCTAAAGAATTGCACGTTTTATTAGACTCATTTTCTCTATAAAAAATTCAGCTCTTTTAAAAGAGCTGAATAGAAAAGCATTTTTTCTAAATTTTACTATTTGCTTGAGTCTAAGTTGTGCAACAGTTAGTGGTTCGTTGTTATTAGGCTTGTTTAATTTGTGACAGCGTTTATTTTGCCCCAAAGTTCGTTGTCAAAACCTGATACTGCAAAATTTGGATTTGCAGGGTCAGACGCATCTCCCATTCTTATAACTACCATTTTTTTACTTGGGATTACATAAATTCTTTGGTCATTCGCTCCCATTGCTGAATACATATCAGAAGGTGCATTTGGGACCAAGTAACCCTGATAAACTGTTTGCTCGCCTGGAATCATAAAACTAGTTTTTCCATTTAACCACCATAAATATCCATAAGAAGGATTGATATTTTGAAATGTTGAAATGCTCTCGTTAAAAAAGGTTTCATTTATGATTTGTTCGTTATTCCATTTTCCTTTATTCAATGCCATAAGACCAAACCTTGCCATGCTTCTGGTTGTGCTGTGGTAAATGGTAAAGATTGTTCCAAAATTCCAAAATCCTTCCATTCCAATTTTACTTTTTACTTTTTCATTAAAATAAGTTTCAAAAGTTTTATTGCTTGCATTGGCAACAACATCCGTTAATTTTTGAAAAATATTACTGTATGCCCACCGAGTTCCTGCATCTGCAACATAAGTTAAGTTGGGTTTAATAACATATTGTTTTGTATCATCATTGCCTGCTGTCATTGTTAGTAAATGTCTTACAGAAATTAGGTTTTCTTTTGCCAAAGGCATGCTTGTCCATGCTGTTCCCAAATAATTAGAAGCTTTGTTGTTAATGTTCAATAATCCTTCTTGTTGTGCAATTCCTGTTGTAGTGGCAACTAAGGTTTTACCTGCACTATTCCATTCCCAAGTAGTGTTTGCAGAATGACCATTAAAATACTCTTCCATTACAATTCTTCCATTTACTAGTATCATAAAAGATTTTGTATTTTTTTGAGTAAGAAAATCTCTCAATGGTTGAACTGCGTTTTGATTCCAACCCAAACTTGAAAGCGTTTTAGTTTCCCAAGTAGAATTTGTATTGGAAGGAAAATACATAGATTCAGATGATGTTGGCTGAATAATATCATCATTTTTACTACAACTCGAAATGGATAGTAACAGTAATAAAAGAATTGTAAAAGACTTCATAATCATTTTGATATCAAGTTTAACATATCAATTAGACAATTTATTTCCACAAAGGTTTAAAGTGTTTTAGTATTTTTGGTGTGTTATTTTACAATGACCACTAATAGGGAGGAAATTTGAATAAAACAAGTATATGTTCCTTTTTCATATTGGTAGCACATCTATACTTCAAGTTATCAATTTATAGTTAAAAAAACACCTTTTTTTAGAGTATTTTAATATTTTTAAGGCAGGCAAATTTTAGGTTCATTTTTCATCTATAAAAAATATAGCCCTTTTAAAAGGGCTGTATAGAAAAGAAATTTTTCTAAGTTTTACTATTTGCTATGCTTAAGTCTGAGTTGTGCAACAGTTACTGCTGTTGTGCGTTCGTTTTTTATTCATACAATGTTTTTTCCAAGTTCTGTTAGAGTAACAGTCCTATCGAAAACTGTCAAACATCCAAGTTTTTCTAACTTTTGTAGTGTGTCTAAAATTTGTTTTTGACTCAATAGATTTTTAAAATCTTCAATAATCTTTTCTTTCTCTAACTGACCTTTATAAAGATAGTTTATATGTCTTAAAAATTTGTCGTCTTGGTAAGTTATCCCTCTGAGAAAGCAGATTTTTAAATCATAGCCCTCAGATAATGCCTTGTCTAAGTATTTTAAAGTTCTTATGTATTCTAAGATATTGTTATGGTCTTTATTTTGTCTTGTTTCTAATTGATATGTAATACTATTATACTCTATTTCGTAAAACGACTTCGAAAACCTTCTTTCCATTTCATTTATCTTAGGTTTTTCGTAAATCATTAATTTGTTGTTTAACTCATTTAAAACATCATTTTTTAAGTTATTAATTTCAAATCTCCCTAATTTAAAAACTGTCAAAGAATTAATACTATCTATATTGTAAATTTGATGAATTTTGAAGTTAGAAATAATGATATAGCTGTATGACCCCCAAAAACCAATCTTCTCAGATTTTTCTGAATTTTCTAAATACAAAATTACTCCTTCTTGAATTAGGTCGTTTTTAACAAGTTTTTCATTCTGTTCTCTTGTTAAATGACAATTATAGCAGATGTCTTTTGGTAAAAATGGACTATCTGTTGGGATAATTAATTTTCCACAATCAACACATTTTATTGCTAAGTTTCTTTCTGTCCATTTTGGACAGTCGTCATCAGGTTGTTCTGGTGATGGAAAGTAAAACTCTAAATTATATTTTGATATTGCTTTTTGTCCAAATTCTTTTGCTAATATCGCTTCTGTCCATTGTCCTCCTGAAAAAACTCTGATATCATCGCCCAAAGTAATATGCCCTAATGAATGTCTTGTAACTTTCTTATTGAATAAATATCCTGTCTCAATGTAGATGTACAAGCATAAAAACCAACCTTGTGTATCTCCATCCCACAATGCTTCAAGAACAATTGGTTTTTCTCCAATTTTTTTTATTTCATTGTCTAATATTTCAAATGTGGTTATGTTAGGCATACAGTCTGTTTAAAATGACATGCAACGTCCGGCGGCTTTGCAAAGGTGGGGTTTAGAAATTACTAAAGTTCAAATTTAGCACAAAAGTTCAACAGAATTACTACTGTTGAACTTTGCACTTCTGCAGTGCTATTGCAAAACTGTTTGTTTTAGCCAGTTTTTTTATTCTTTGATTTTATACACTTCTGTTCTTTTAGTTGCGGTATGCCAAATATCAAATACAATCATTTCTTCATTTTTTCCCAATATTTTTCCTCTCATTTGAAAATGTTCAAAAATGAGAGTTATTGTGTCTTTATCCGATTGTTCAAATGTACCAATTAGAACTGAGTCCTCTATTTTACCATCATATCTTGTCTTGTCGACTACTTTTGTATGTAATTCTACTTTTTTGTTGAGCTGCTTGAATATTAAGCTTTTCAGAACAAGATATCCGTCAAAGTTTCCCCCTCCAACCCAGTCAATATAAGGTGCAGTAATTCCCTCAAAGTACTCTATATCATATTTCGGTACATTCATTTTTATTATATACTTTTAATAGTCAACTTCGCCAAGTTCAATTTCTCCGACTTTGAAGCCGAGTTTTTTAGTAGCAATTTCTTTAATTTGTTTTTTCCAATTATCCCATTCTTCATCATTGAAGCTAAACCAATGGGGAAGCCCAATCCTTAATTGTAAATTGTTGGTGGCAAAACCAAGCCATACTGGAGTCTCTTTATAAATTTCTGGTATCACCTTGTCCTAAATTTCTTTTGGTAAGTCATACCGAATATTTAGGTTCATTTCTTGTAATTTCATTTTACGGAGTACTCGTTAAAATTGGCTCCAACTCATAAATATACACTATATCCGTGTTTTTATTATAAAATCTGTTAATATTCATGTAAACATCAAATTATCAATATTTTATACAACAAACATACAGAATACACAATACACTTTTATAAATTATCTAATTAACTTTTTATCTTTTTGAAACTTTTTTCAGTGAGTGTATTGCAAATTATTTTCAGACCCTGATAATCTAACAATTCTTATAAAAATGGTCTAAAGAATTGCCCTTTTAAAAGGGCTGTATAAAAACATTTTTTCTAACTTTTTCTATTTTCTAATATGAAGTCTGAGTTGTGTAACAGTTACCCTTTTGTCATTACAATTTATTGTCGATAAGTTTTTTAGCTCTGTCGAAGTTAGTAAAACCGTTAAATAGCATTTCTATTTTTCCATTTTTTTCAAGTAAAACAGTTGGAAAGCTATTAGCACCAAGTTGTTGAGCGTATTCAAAGTCTTTGTATGCCTTGTTTATGTAGATGCTATCTTTCATTTTCTTATTGAACTCTGTTTTGTCATAACCAAGTTTGGCTGCATACGTGCCATAAGCTTCGTGATTTTCTGGCTCTATCCCGTCAACATAGTACATTTTATGAAGTAATCCAGCAAATTCAAAAGATTTTTCGGGATATTTTTCTTTCATAATGCAAAGGGCAATGGCAGGCGGTAATGAATTTAATACCATTGTTCCATCTTTAAGTGTTTCGTTTACGAAAGCATCGCCAAATTTTACACCGCAAGTTTCCTCAACTATTTTGTAGGCAGTTCTTATATAAGCTCCTGTTTCATTTATTGAACCAACATTTTTACCAATTCTTAAACCACCACTTACTACTTCAAAATCAATTTTATCTTGATAATGTTCTTTCAATTTTGCCATGGTAGGGCTGAAACCAAAGCACCAGCCACAAATGGCATCATACACGTAAATAATTTTTACTTTTTTCATTGCGTTTTTGCTTTGAGAGTTAGAATTCTTGATAGTGGAAAAAACTACCACTATCAAGAATAATGAGACTAATGCTTTATTCATTTGTGGTGCTCATTTTTTTAGAAAAGATGTAAGAAGTAATTATCAATACTAGTATGAACAGTGTAACTCCAATTTTATCTATACTATCGCCAACTGCAAAGTGAACATAATTTGCTCCAATAAAATAAAAGGTTATTCCAGCGTATGCCCACTCACGAAGAAGTTTCTGAGATTTAATTAAAATAGATACACTACCCGCTAATTTAGCTACACCAAAAAAAGGGAGCATATAAAAAGGAAAATGAATATGATTAAAACTCTCTCGAATGGCATCAATTTGTAGTAAATCGGCAATGCTACCTAAACCAACAAAGAATAGTACTAATGTTGTTGATATCCAGTAAATTATTTTTGAATAATTCATAATAAATGTTTAATTAAATGATTGAATATTTTGAGAGACCCATTCTTCAATGCTTGTCATTTTTATTGGAAGTTTTTCGAGAACTTCTGACAAGTTAGCTGAATGCATTATTGGATATTGCTTGGTGTCTGTTATTTCCTGATACATTGTTTCTGCACCTTTACCAGCACCTTCACCAAAAAGACCATCTAATATTTTACCAAACTCTTTTGGTGGCATTTGACGATATTGAACAGTTTTACTCAACGCAATTGAAAATTTATTAGCAAGTTGACTACCTGTTAAATTTTCTACTCCACTAACCTGAAAAGATTGTCCAGCTAATTGTGGACTATAAATAGCTTCTGCAACAAATGTAATTACATCTTTTGTGGCAATCCAACCTACGGGCATTTCTTCGGGTGTTGGATAGGTAACGGTTTGTTCATTTTTCACATAAGGTGCTGTCCAAGGCCCTAAAAGATTTTCGGCATAAACCGATGGCTGAATGATTATATGTGGAAGTCCACTTTGTTTCAGGTAGTCCGCTATATCTATACGAATGTCCAAAGAAGGATTACCAATTTTAACTGGCAGGATAAAACCACTCGTATTCCATACCAAAAGTTTAACATTGTTTTCTATCGCAGCATCAATTGCATTTTTGGCATAATCCAATCCATCAAGTGGATTTTCAAGAAAGAAAGGCACTAATAAAGAAATAGCATCAATACCTTTTGTAATTTCAAACAGCCTTTCTCTATTATTCATATTTGCAATAACAGGTTCTGCTCCTGCGGTTTTCAAAATTTCAATGTTTTCAGGTTGATGGGTTGTTGCAAATACTTCTGCTCCCTTGCTTTTTAGTGCGTTGATGACGGGAAATTGCTGTGAACCAGCTGCACCATAAACTAATACTTTCATATTTTTCATATTTTTTATTGTGAGTTATGATGCAAATATACTTACCTTTGCTATACAAAATATACTACTATACTTTAGTATAGTAGTATATTTTGTATAGTACCTTAAAAATTAGTAAAATGAAGTCATCAAAAGAATGTGTTGAATACATACGCCCAGTAAGAGACGTGTTAGATATTATCAATGGCAAATGGAAGTTGCCTATTCTCATAGCTTTATCGTTTGGAAATAAACGTTTTAAAGAATTAGAAAGAGATGTAGAAGGCATTACTCCAAAAATGCTGTCAAAAGAATTGAGAGATTTGGAAGTAAACCAACTTGTTATTAGAAATGTCTATGATACAATTCCTGTAATGGTTGAATACAGTTTATCTGATTATGGCAAGTCGTTAGATGATGTCATTGTTGCTTTGAGAGAGTGGGGCAAAAAACATCGGTCTAAATTATTTGCTAAGTCTTAGGATACTATCATTGGCTTGAAAAATCAGATATAGCTATTAAAGGTTTATTTTTGAATGCAGATGCAGGGCGTTGGTAAAGAAGAATGTAGCCAAGTTCGTCAAAAAAAGAGATAGAAGTTAATATTCCTCTCAATCAAAGAAATGGAGAAAAAGACCGTTTTGAAGTTTTTAGCTTCGCTGAACTCACTACGTTTGGTTGATGAGGTCTTGTATAAAAGAAGATTTGTGATAGAAAGAATTTTTGCTTGGATGGATGCTTTCAATATCACCACTATATTTATTATAAAAATTCTAATCTCTTAATCTGATTTATAATATTAGACAAACTCTACAGATAACTATATTTCAGCAATAAAACGTGACATTTCTTGAATTAATTTTTAAGTTCTTAAATAATTTAAATAAATCTATCAAGTAAAATAACGGCTTAGTAGTCCAAAATATGATTAAATTTACAATAAAAGAAAGAATTTTATTTATACAAAAAATAATTTACTTTTAAGATATATTTAAGAATTAAATGTAACACTTGCTAAGAAATTCAAAATCTATGAAAAAATTATTACTAAGCCTGCTTTTGATACTGTTTTATTTGTCTGCTTTTGCTCAACCTCAAGGTAATAGAGGACTGTTTTTTGATGGAGTGGATGACCAAGCTGTATTGGCTAATCCAATAGCATTAAATGATTTCACAATAGAATTCTGGCTTAAAACCAAAGATACAAGAGGAATAGTTGGTAATTGGTATGATGGTTTAGGATTAGTAGATGCGGATGCATCAGGTTCTAATCCTGATTATGGTGTTAGTTTAGCAGCAGGAAAAATAAAATTTGGCATAGCAGGAGGTGTAACATATTCAGAGACAACTGTAACATCTAACGCTCCTGTTAATGATGGAGCTTGGCATCATATTGCAGTTACAAGAAATGATTTAAGTGGATTAATGGAAATCTATATTGATGGTGTGCTGGATATTGCACAAACAGGTAGTGTCTTAAATCAGACTGTAGGTACAGTTCCTATTTCTATAGGTCGTGTAGCAAGTGCACCATCCACCCCTGATTTTTATTTTAATGGAGAAATAGATGAATTACGAATTTTTAATACTGTAAGAACACCATCTGAAATAGCAAGCGATAGGACAAACCCTATTGGAACAGGGCTTCCTGCTGAATTAGGTTTTTGGCAATTTGAGCAAGGTACAGGACAAACCATAACAAATGCTGGGGCTAATGGTGCTACCAATAATGGTACATTAGGAGGAACTATATCTCCAGAATCTGCTGACCCATTTTGGGCTTTGCGTGTAAAAAATACTGCTGATAGTGGTTCAGAGAGTTTAAGAGATGTGATAACCAATGCCAATACTTTAGCAGGACTTAATTATATAGATTTTAGTATAGGTACAGGTACACAAACAATATCTGTTATTTCTGCTTTACCTACCATTACTGATGCTGTTATCTTAGATGGAACGTCCAAAGAAGATTATGTACTCTTTAACCAAATGATTCAAATTGATAATGGGGCAAGTGTCATAAATGGATTAGTTTTTTCAGGCACAAATGCTTCTAATTCAATTGTTAGAGGGCTGCAAATTACGAATTTTAGACAACCTGCAACAACGGGTCAAGGGATTTCCATAAATAATGCGAACAATATTCAAGTAATCAATAATTTTATTAGTAATAATTTTAGAAACATTAATATTTTTACAGCAAATGCAACGATTATTAGGGGAAATAGAATAGGAACAAATTTAGCAGGAAATGCAACTTTTGGTACAGATAATTTAACAGGTATATCTTTGAATACAAATGTTACTAATACAATTATAGGAGGGGCAGGAATAGGTGAAGGAAATTTAATCTCTGGTAATGCATCAGGAGGAACCTATAATGGTATACGTATTCAAGGAGGTAATAACTCTATTATTTATGGTAACCTGATAGGAGTAAATGCCAGCAGAACAGCTTTTATACCCAATAGTACAGGTATTGCAATTGCAGATGGGCAGAATAATACTATTGGTGGGCTTGCTGCAGGGCAGGCAAATATCATTGCAGGCAATGGACAAGGAATTTCATATACTGGTGGGGTAGTTGTGGGTAATACTTATATTGGTAATGAGATATATTGTAATACATCTCAGCAAATGACATTGAGTGGGGGAAATAATAACCAAGCACCTCCAGTCATTACTTTAGCTAATAGTTCAGGTAATGTTTCAGGAACAGGAGTAACAGGAGATGTAATACATCTATATAAGAATCCTCCAGTTTTATGTAATGCATCTTCTACACAATTATATTTAGGCAGTGCTACTGTTGTAGGTGGTACATGGTCTATGTCTGGACTCCCTCTTTTGGCGGGTGATGTGATTGTTGGTACACAAACCAATCTAACCAATGGTAGTTCTGGTTATTCTGTGGCGTTTACAGTAATAATTACTACATTTTTTACATTGGGTAATACTAACTGGAATAGCACAACCAATTGGTCTTCAGACGGTTCGTCTACACCTTGTGGTTGTCGTCCACAAGGAGTAACAGGTGCAACGGTTACTATTCGTGCTGGGCATATAGCTACACTGAGCAACAATGCTGATTTAGGTACAAACAATACCATCAATATCCAAGACC is part of the bacterium 336/3 genome and harbors:
- a CDS encoding serine hydrolase, translated to MKSFTILLLLLLSISSCSKNDDIIQPTSSESMYFPSNTNSTWETKTLSSLGWNQNAVQPLRDFLTQKNTKSFMILVNGRIVMEEYFNGHSANTTWEWNSAGKTLVATTTGIAQQEGLLNINNKASNYLGTAWTSMPLAKENLISVRHLLTMTAGNDDTKQYVIKPNLTYVADAGTRWAYSNIFQKLTDVVANASNKTFETYFNEKVKSKIGMEGFWNFGTIFTIYHSTTRSMARFGLMALNKGKWNNEQIINETFFNESISTFQNINPSYGYLWWLNGKTSFMIPGEQTVYQGYLVPNAPSDMYSAMGANDQRIYVIPSKKMVVIRMGDASDPANPNFAVSGFDNELWGKINAVTN
- a CDS encoding HxlR family transcriptional regulator — its product is MKSSKECVEYIRPVRDVLDIINGKWKLPILIALSFGNKRFKELERDVEGITPKMLSKELRDLEVNQLVIRNVYDTIPVMVEYSLSDYGKSLDDVIVALREWGKKHRSKLFAKS